From a region of the Actinomadura luzonensis genome:
- a CDS encoding adenine phosphoribosyltransferase yields the protein MRPENSSHAPLDLKGSIVDVLDHPAPGVIFRDISPMIGDAQRFDHVLTRLVEWAAPLEPDIVAAVDARGFIFGGALAAALKCGFVPLRKQGKLPRARLSVEFDSEYSTETLEVHTDAFAPGARVLFHDDVIAVGNCSSGSIELLERLGAEVVGACFLVELKRLNGRHKLTGREVFSVVQYD from the coding sequence ATGCGACCGGAGAACTCATCGCACGCCCCGCTGGATCTCAAGGGCTCGATAGTCGACGTGCTGGACCATCCAGCACCCGGAGTTATTTTTCGCGACATATCGCCGATGATCGGGGACGCCCAGCGCTTCGACCACGTCCTCACCCGGCTCGTCGAATGGGCGGCGCCGCTCGAACCCGACATCGTGGCCGCGGTGGACGCGCGGGGTTTCATCTTCGGCGGCGCACTGGCCGCCGCGCTGAAATGCGGCTTCGTGCCGCTGCGCAAGCAGGGCAAGCTGCCGCGGGCCCGGCTCTCGGTGGAATTCGATTCCGAGTACTCGACGGAGACGCTCGAGGTGCACACGGACGCGTTCGCGCCGGGCGCCCGGGTCCTTTTCCACGACGACGTGATAGCGGTGGGAAACTGTTCGAGCGGATCCATCGAGCTGCTCGAACGGTTGGGCGCCGAAGTCGTCGGAGCCTGCTTCCTGGTCGAGCTGAAGCGGCTCAACGGACGCCACAAACTGACCGGGCGCGAAGTTTTCTCCGTGGTGCAATATGACTAG
- a CDS encoding acyl-CoA dehydrogenase family protein: MTDTGELLLNLLSPLLPAIADAAGENDRKGRFPAETFDALMAAGVLKATVPEEYGGLGVTNPHDVALALLHVAKADPSVALALHMQFSRGLTLAHDLREAPAATAQLMDGLLRLIGTKNAVITGAVAEAPGSTTVLQAEDGDGPLRLSGRKHFVTLAPAATHFVVSAQLHRAGRPPVAAAAVVPRDSHGLVVNDDWDGLGMRASGSVSVGFDGCRVPADAVQVRQAGDSDAALVGRTLSTVCMMGIYAGAAVAARDVAVAALRRRDLVAPSARSVVAEVEADLYALRSVGAAALTAIAAYLAEPAGAGQAMMGVFQRARVVTNRAAVAVVDACVSLVGGSAYNAAHPLARLYRDVRAGGLMQPYPGLAAIDYISEDVLTPT; the protein is encoded by the coding sequence ATGACGGACACGGGAGAGCTGCTCCTCAACCTGCTGTCCCCGCTCCTTCCCGCGATCGCGGACGCCGCAGGGGAGAACGACAGGAAAGGTCGCTTTCCCGCCGAGACGTTCGACGCGCTGATGGCCGCCGGGGTGCTCAAGGCCACGGTGCCCGAAGAGTACGGCGGGTTGGGCGTCACCAACCCGCATGATGTGGCCCTTGCCCTTCTCCACGTCGCCAAGGCCGATCCATCGGTCGCCCTCGCGCTTCACATGCAGTTCAGCCGGGGGCTGACCCTAGCGCACGATCTGCGCGAGGCGCCCGCCGCGACCGCCCAGCTGATGGACGGCCTGCTGCGGCTCATCGGCACGAAGAACGCCGTCATCACCGGTGCGGTGGCGGAGGCGCCGGGAAGCACCACCGTTCTCCAGGCGGAGGACGGCGACGGCCCGCTACGCCTGTCGGGACGCAAACACTTCGTGACCCTGGCGCCCGCCGCGACGCATTTCGTGGTCTCCGCCCAGTTGCACAGGGCCGGTCGTCCCCCCGTGGCGGCGGCCGCGGTGGTGCCTAGGGACAGTCACGGGCTGGTGGTCAACGACGACTGGGACGGGCTCGGCATGCGCGCGTCCGGCAGCGTGAGCGTGGGCTTCGACGGTTGCCGTGTTCCGGCCGACGCCGTCCAGGTCCGCCAGGCGGGCGATTCCGACGCCGCGCTGGTCGGCAGAACCCTGAGCACCGTCTGCATGATGGGGATCTACGCTGGCGCCGCCGTGGCGGCACGAGACGTCGCCGTCGCGGCCTTGCGTCGTCGCGACCTCGTGGCACCTTCCGCCCGGAGTGTGGTGGCGGAGGTCGAGGCCGACCTGTACGCGCTCCGCTCGGTCGGCGCGGCGGCCCTGACGGCGATCGCGGCGTACCTGGCCGAACCAGCCGGGGCCGGGCAGGCCATGATGGGGGTGTTCCAGCGCGCGAGGGTGGTCACCAACAGGGCCGCGGTGGCCGTGGTGGACGCCTGCGTCTCGCTGGTCGGCGGCTCGGCCTACAACGCGGCCCACCCGCTGGCCCGGCTCTATCGGGACGTTCGAGCCGGGGGCCTCATGCAGCCCTACCCGGGACTCGCCGCGATCGACTACATCAGCGAGGACGTGCTGACGCCGACCTGA
- the cysS gene encoding cysteine--tRNA ligase, whose amino-acid sequence MVIGAPVKLFNSMGRRVVPFQPREAGRVGIYSCGPTVYAHQHLGNMRPYVFSDTLRRLLEWKGLQVRHVINITDVGHVIGDGDVGEDKVEAAARRELLSVRQVTDRYTQIFLEDHKKLRILPPEHRPKASEYVPQMIEFATVLEERGFAYRLPSGLYFDTAKSPGYGNLGLLTESDYRERIDNIDGKRAPADFALWRADAPGERRVWRWDSPWGPGVPGWHLECSVMSIHLLGSHFDIHTGGVDHRQIHHVNEIAQSEAYLDDGRPWVDVWLHNEFLILGGQKISKSAGRMPVLDDLVAAGLHPLAFRHFLLAGHYRSQLDLTDDAVRGSAAALRRLLLRAVPFRPLPVVETLAEARRQLTSEQALESLERYDAALSDDLSTPRALAELHAVLRDDAIDDKDKAVLLAAAEQTLALGLGDLAPEEVTTSTRQLAVPADYVEEMIQAREEARGAKDWARADQIRDQLRQLGVVLVDTAEGTRWEVAERRDA is encoded by the coding sequence ATGGTGATCGGGGCGCCTGTTAAGCTCTTCAATTCGATGGGGCGCCGAGTTGTGCCATTCCAGCCGAGAGAAGCCGGCCGTGTCGGCATCTACTCCTGCGGCCCCACCGTCTACGCCCACCAACATCTGGGCAACATGCGTCCCTACGTGTTCAGCGACACGCTGCGCCGGTTGCTCGAATGGAAGGGCCTTCAGGTCCGCCACGTCATCAACATCACCGATGTGGGGCACGTCATCGGAGACGGCGACGTCGGCGAGGACAAGGTGGAGGCCGCGGCCAGACGCGAGCTCCTGTCCGTGCGGCAGGTGACCGACCGCTACACCCAGATCTTCCTCGAAGATCACAAGAAGCTGCGCATCCTGCCTCCGGAGCATCGCCCCAAGGCCTCGGAGTACGTGCCACAGATGATCGAATTTGCGACCGTGCTCGAAGAGCGCGGCTTCGCCTACCGGCTGCCGTCCGGCCTCTACTTCGACACCGCGAAATCCCCCGGATACGGTAACCTCGGCCTGCTCACCGAGTCGGACTACCGCGAGCGGATCGACAACATCGACGGCAAGCGGGCGCCGGCCGACTTCGCTCTCTGGAGAGCGGACGCTCCGGGCGAGCGGCGGGTGTGGCGCTGGGACTCGCCGTGGGGCCCCGGGGTGCCAGGATGGCACCTGGAGTGCTCGGTGATGAGCATCCATCTTCTCGGTTCGCACTTCGACATCCACACGGGCGGCGTGGACCATCGACAGATCCACCACGTCAACGAGATCGCCCAGAGCGAGGCGTATCTCGACGATGGCCGTCCATGGGTGGACGTCTGGCTGCACAACGAGTTCCTCATTCTGGGCGGCCAGAAGATCTCCAAGTCGGCGGGACGCATGCCGGTGCTCGACGACCTGGTGGCGGCAGGGCTGCACCCGCTGGCCTTCCGGCACTTCCTGCTCGCCGGCCACTACCGCAGCCAGCTCGACCTGACCGACGACGCCGTTCGCGGCTCGGCGGCGGCGTTGCGCCGGCTGCTGCTCAGGGCGGTGCCGTTCCGCCCACTGCCAGTCGTGGAGACGCTGGCCGAGGCGCGCCGGCAGCTCACCTCGGAGCAGGCGCTGGAGTCGCTCGAGCGTTACGACGCCGCTCTCAGCGACGATCTCAGCACTCCGCGGGCCCTGGCCGAGCTGCACGCGGTGCTGCGCGATGACGCGATCGACGACAAGGACAAGGCCGTCTTGCTCGCCGCCGCCGAGCAGACCCTGGCCCTGGGCCTGGGCGACCTGGCGCCGGAGGAGGTCACGACGTCGACGCGCCAGCTCGCGGTGCCCGCCGACTACGTGGAGGAGATGATCCAGGCTCGCGAGGAGGCACGCGGCGCCAAGGATTGGGCGCGCGCCGACCAGATCCGTGACCAGCTCAGGCAGCTCGGTGTGGTCTTGGTGGACACGGCAGAAGGGACACGGTGGGAGGTCGCGGAGCGTCGCGACGCCTAG
- a CDS encoding ParB/RepB/Spo0J family partition protein, with protein MQDPAQCSEPAEGFVRDGAVFDVPVGTLILADSPRLTGIDEEHVLRLAERLVELPPILVHRQTMRVVDGMHRLCAAVRAGRETVAACFFEGSEEEAFVQAVELNVRHGLCLSLADRKAAAGRILAAFPELSDRAIAAKTGLSDKTVALIRSRCADVNSEAQDGRVGRDGHHYPTDSSERRERVAQLISERPDASLRVIAAAAGVSPGTVSKVRKHLAAESSRRPAGRSDEDLLKPSARRRGADSPDPLELVEKLRRDPSLRDREAGRRFLRWLSRYVVDAAEAPDISAIPPHCLMAVAQVAQQMAGTWLALARGVEVMAGDGEKSLRAG; from the coding sequence GTGCAAGACCCGGCACAATGCAGTGAGCCTGCCGAAGGCTTCGTTCGAGATGGCGCGGTATTCGATGTCCCGGTCGGCACGCTGATTCTCGCCGATTCGCCCCGGCTGACCGGGATCGACGAGGAGCACGTTCTCCGGCTGGCCGAACGCCTCGTCGAGCTGCCGCCAATACTCGTGCACCGCCAGACGATGCGCGTCGTCGACGGCATGCACCGCCTGTGCGCCGCCGTGCGGGCCGGGCGGGAAACCGTCGCGGCCTGCTTCTTCGAAGGCAGCGAAGAGGAGGCGTTCGTCCAGGCGGTCGAGCTCAACGTCAGACATGGTCTCTGCCTGTCACTCGCCGATCGTAAGGCGGCGGCCGGCCGGATTCTCGCGGCCTTTCCCGAGCTGTCGGACCGAGCGATAGCAGCGAAGACGGGCCTGTCCGACAAGACGGTGGCGCTGATCCGGAGTCGCTGCGCCGACGTGAACTCCGAGGCCCAGGACGGCCGCGTCGGACGGGACGGCCATCATTACCCGACCGACAGCTCCGAACGCCGTGAGCGCGTGGCCCAGCTGATCTCGGAGCGGCCGGACGCGTCTCTGCGGGTCATCGCCGCCGCCGCGGGTGTCTCTCCTGGAACCGTCAGCAAGGTCAGGAAGCACCTGGCGGCCGAGTCGTCGCGCCGGCCGGCCGGCCGGTCCGACGAGGACTTGCTGAAACCGTCCGCCCGCCGGCGCGGAGCCGACTCGCCGGATCCGCTAGAACTGGTGGAGAAGCTGCGCCGGGACCCTTCCCTGCGTGACCGGGAGGCGGGGCGCAGATTCCTCCGCTGGCTGTCGCGCTACGTCGTCGACGCGGCTGAGGCGCCGGACATCAGCGCGATCCCGCCGCACTGTCTGATGGCGGTGGCCCAGGTGGCGCAGCAGATGGCCGGCACGTGGCTCGCCCTTGCGCGCGGAGTGGAGGTGATGGCGGGTGACGGAGAAAAATCCCTGCGGGCAGGCTGA
- a CDS encoding ABC transporter permease, translated as MRTIRLVGVGGILAYRALFNWTSPSLFIGSLLAAPVFQLLFFVYLGREIGVADDNFYVLGNVLLAATGACVTGGTMAIANERRYGTLGPVLLSARSRMALWGGRALPYIGNALLVMVFTLVCASVTVGLRMPSSGVPGLLLALVAASLSGTAFGMVIGSIGLRARNTMVVANIAYTMLILLTGTNVARDTLPAWLGWIGTVLPLTHATEAVRASSDGAGLMVALGYVAQETAVGLGYGALAAALLKYFEWTSRRGASLDAL; from the coding sequence GTGCGGACAATCCGGCTGGTAGGCGTCGGCGGCATCCTGGCGTATCGGGCGTTGTTCAACTGGACGAGCCCCTCGCTGTTCATCGGCTCCCTCCTGGCCGCGCCGGTGTTCCAGTTGTTGTTCTTCGTGTACCTGGGGCGCGAGATCGGCGTCGCCGACGACAACTTCTACGTTCTGGGCAACGTCCTGCTGGCGGCCACGGGCGCGTGCGTCACCGGCGGGACCATGGCGATCGCCAACGAACGCCGCTACGGCACCCTCGGGCCCGTGCTGCTCAGCGCACGCAGCAGGATGGCCCTCTGGGGCGGGCGGGCCCTGCCCTACATCGGCAACGCGCTGCTCGTGATGGTGTTCACCCTGGTCTGCGCCTCCGTCACAGTGGGGCTTCGCATGCCGAGCTCGGGCGTGCCGGGGCTGTTGCTCGCGCTGGTGGCCGCGAGCCTGTCGGGAACCGCGTTCGGCATGGTCATCGGCTCGATCGGGCTGCGGGCCCGCAACACGATGGTCGTGGCGAACATCGCGTACACGATGCTCATTCTGCTCACCGGCACCAACGTGGCACGCGACACCCTGCCCGCCTGGCTGGGCTGGATCGGGACCGTGCTGCCGCTCACCCATGCCACCGAGGCGGTGCGCGCGAGTTCCGACGGCGCCGGCCTGATGGTCGCCCTGGGGTACGTAGCGCAGGAAACGGCCGTGGGGCTCGGCTACGGCGCGCTGGCAGCGGCCTTGCTCAAGTACTTCGAGTGGACCAGTCGCCGGGGCGCCTCTCTCGACGCGCTCTGA
- a CDS encoding ABC transporter permease, with product MRVLYVGMWAQFLQMSRAPLLIIFNVLTPIIYATIAMYLYGPGQPDKLLQASVGAGLMGVWSSVLFGAGGAIQNKRWSGMLEPIITAPTPFSAVLLSISLATSVVGMYAMVATVFWGAVFFAIPLAFPSLPVFLAATAVCVLSMGMMGLLLASTFVFMRNANALANTLDHPIWLLSGMLVPITTLPSWLQPVTWALPTTWGAAAVHGSVRGTAVGGEIAGTLVIGLAYVLLSLLALRRVEMLARERATLALA from the coding sequence GTGCGCGTGCTCTATGTCGGCATGTGGGCGCAGTTCTTGCAAATGTCACGGGCGCCGCTCCTCATCATCTTCAACGTCCTCACTCCGATCATCTACGCCACGATCGCGATGTACCTCTACGGTCCCGGCCAACCGGACAAACTGCTTCAGGCAAGTGTGGGCGCGGGCCTCATGGGGGTGTGGAGCTCCGTACTGTTCGGGGCCGGGGGCGCAATCCAGAACAAGCGCTGGAGCGGCATGCTGGAGCCGATCATCACCGCGCCCACGCCGTTCTCCGCCGTGCTCCTGTCGATCTCGCTGGCCACCTCGGTCGTGGGCATGTACGCCATGGTCGCGACCGTGTTCTGGGGAGCCGTCTTCTTCGCCATCCCCCTGGCGTTCCCCTCACTGCCGGTGTTCCTGGCCGCCACCGCGGTCTGTGTGCTGTCCATGGGCATGATGGGCCTGCTGCTGGCCTCGACGTTCGTCTTCATGCGTAACGCCAACGCGCTGGCCAACACCCTGGACCACCCCATCTGGCTGCTGTCAGGGATGCTCGTGCCGATCACCACGCTGCCGTCCTGGCTCCAGCCGGTCACCTGGGCGTTGCCCACCACGTGGGGCGCGGCCGCCGTCCACGGCTCGGTGCGGGGAACGGCCGTGGGCGGGGAGATCGCGGGCACGCTGGTGATCGGGCTCGCCTACGTCCTCCTGTCGCTGCTGGCGCTGCGCCGGGTCGAGATGCTGGCCCGGGAGCGCGCGACTCTGGCACTCGCCTGA
- a CDS encoding ABC transporter ATP-binding protein, which translates to MNAESVAVEADGLWRSYEARTGWLKSRTKTIDAVKGVSFAIHRGEVFGLLGPNGAGKTTTIKMLNTLLLPTKGSARVFGHDVATQPRDVRRRIGYVFGGDKGLYDRLSALDNLRYFAELYEVEPREQRARIHELLELVGLLGRERERVEGYSRGMRQRLHIARGLLHRPDVLFLDEPSIGVDPVAARELRATVAALARQGMTILLTTHYMAEADELCDRIAVITDGVIRVIGTPETLKDSVATETVVEVEVEGQSDKHHEALGELPGVRWVEAEHGPAETSLITVRSEPGGDVYANVLSVLSDLRIVRITGRETTLEDAYVTIVRESAEVTRE; encoded by the coding sequence ATGAACGCGGAGAGCGTGGCGGTCGAGGCGGACGGCCTCTGGCGCTCCTACGAAGCCAGGACCGGATGGCTGAAGTCCAGGACGAAGACCATCGACGCGGTCAAGGGCGTCTCGTTCGCCATCCACCGCGGCGAGGTGTTCGGCCTGCTCGGCCCGAACGGCGCCGGCAAGACCACGACGATCAAGATGCTCAACACTCTGCTGCTGCCCACGAAGGGCTCGGCCAGGGTGTTCGGGCACGACGTGGCAACCCAGCCGCGCGACGTACGCCGCCGCATCGGCTATGTCTTCGGCGGCGACAAGGGCCTGTACGACCGCCTTTCCGCCTTGGACAACCTGCGCTACTTCGCCGAGCTGTACGAGGTAGAGCCGCGTGAACAGCGTGCCAGGATCCACGAGCTGCTGGAGCTGGTGGGACTGCTCGGCCGTGAACGTGAGCGGGTCGAGGGCTACTCGCGCGGCATGCGCCAGCGCCTGCACATCGCGCGCGGGCTGCTGCACCGGCCTGATGTGCTCTTTCTCGACGAGCCTTCCATCGGGGTGGACCCCGTCGCCGCCCGGGAGCTCCGCGCGACGGTCGCGGCGCTGGCCCGGCAGGGGATGACGATTCTGCTCACGACCCACTACATGGCCGAGGCCGACGAGCTGTGCGACCGGATCGCCGTGATCACCGACGGCGTCATCAGGGTGATCGGCACGCCGGAGACGCTGAAGGACTCGGTCGCCACGGAGACGGTCGTGGAGGTGGAGGTCGAAGGACAGAGCGACAAGCACCACGAGGCTCTGGGCGAGCTGCCGGGCGTTCGGTGGGTCGAAGCCGAACATGGACCTGCGGAGACCTCGCTGATCACCGTGCGGTCTGAGCCCGGGGGGGACGTGTACGCGAACGTCCTGTCGGTGCTGAGCGATCTCCGCATCGTCCGCATCACCGGGCGGGAGACGACTCTTGAGGACGCCTATGTGACCATCGTGCGGGAGAGCGCCGAGGTGACGCGCGAATGA
- a CDS encoding PqqD family protein translates to MDLQHFPIREKEVRAYRVDGKTILFRYLDRYQTNEVGGFIVARCDARHTVDDIVLSLMERYEIDRERALGAVTGFLRDMRAKGFLRLTDKNEA, encoded by the coding sequence ATGGATTTACAGCATTTCCCGATTCGGGAGAAAGAGGTCCGTGCGTATCGGGTGGACGGGAAGACAATCCTCTTCCGGTACCTCGACCGATACCAAACCAATGAGGTCGGCGGCTTTATCGTGGCTCGCTGTGATGCCCGCCATACGGTGGATGACATTGTCCTGAGTCTGATGGAGCGCTACGAAATAGACCGCGAGCGCGCACTTGGGGCCGTCACCGGGTTTCTGCGGGACATGCGGGCCAAGGGCTTCCTCCGCCTGACCGACAAGAACGAGGCATGA
- a CDS encoding substrate-binding domain-containing protein has translation MRKQLRKPVSALLIALAIIPAGCSRDDLNPAATASRNTSDRPRIGLVQINQQALFFTQLNEGAQQEAARIGADLTVFNANDDAAQQSQAVTNFIQQGFDAVIVVAIDVEGIKPAIRQAAAAGLKVVAVDAVITDPAVNSQVGVDNKAASKQIGEFVGSYATQHAPEPKIGIVGALNSFIQNIRKDSFETTVKAAGARVLQTVDGKNTQEGAAAAAENLLTAQPNLDIVYATGEPALLGTVAAVEARAAADHVKVFGWDLTKQAINGIDRGYVAGVVQQNPLAEGQEAVKAADALIRGLPTEKTINVPVTIVTKDNVDSYRSAFA, from the coding sequence ATGAGGAAGCAGTTAAGGAAACCTGTCTCCGCCTTATTGATTGCGTTGGCGATAATTCCCGCAGGTTGTTCGCGGGACGACTTGAACCCCGCCGCGACCGCGTCCCGCAACACGTCGGACAGACCTCGCATCGGATTGGTGCAGATCAACCAGCAGGCGCTCTTCTTCACGCAGCTGAACGAGGGCGCGCAACAGGAAGCCGCCCGTATCGGCGCCGACCTGACCGTCTTCAACGCCAACGACGACGCCGCACAGCAGAGCCAGGCCGTCACCAATTTCATTCAACAGGGCTTCGACGCGGTCATCGTCGTCGCCATCGACGTCGAGGGCATCAAGCCCGCCATCAGGCAGGCGGCGGCCGCCGGGCTGAAGGTGGTCGCCGTGGACGCCGTCATCACCGACCCGGCCGTGAACTCCCAGGTCGGTGTGGACAACAAGGCGGCGAGCAAGCAGATCGGCGAGTTCGTCGGCTCCTACGCCACCCAGCACGCGCCCGAGCCGAAGATCGGCATCGTGGGCGCCCTGAACTCCTTCATCCAGAACATCCGCAAGGACTCCTTCGAGACCACCGTCAAGGCGGCCGGCGCGCGCGTTCTCCAGACGGTGGACGGCAAGAACACCCAGGAAGGCGCGGCCGCGGCGGCGGAGAATCTGCTGACCGCCCAGCCCAACCTGGACATCGTCTACGCCACCGGCGAGCCCGCCCTGCTCGGGACCGTCGCCGCCGTCGAGGCCCGAGCCGCCGCCGACCACGTCAAGGTGTTCGGCTGGGACCTCACCAAGCAGGCCATCAACGGTATCGACCGCGGATACGTGGCCGGCGTCGTCCAGCAGAATCCCCTGGCTGAAGGACAGGAGGCGGTGAAGGCGGCCGACGCGCTGATACGCGGGCTGCCCACCGAGAAGACCATCAACGTGCCGGTCACGATCGTCACCAAGGACAACGTCGACTCTTACCGGTCGGCCTTCGCATGA
- a CDS encoding ATP-binding cassette domain-containing protein encodes MTPHHRAELVGVHKRYGSVDALRGLTLGVRPGEVLGLVGDNAAGKSTAMKILAGAVLPDSGTTLVDGRPRSFTSPRAAKQAGIAMVYQDLALCDDLDVAGNLFLGAEPRRGGLFLHKRLMHQQARHWLDMLRIRIPRTTALARGLSGGQRQAVAIARALIVDPKVLILDEPTAALAITEVNTVLELIRTVSARGVSVILITHRLQDLFVVCDRLAVMAEGVVRAELETASTSVEELVSEIVGERARHG; translated from the coding sequence ATGACCCCCCACCACAGGGCAGAACTCGTCGGGGTTCACAAGCGGTATGGATCCGTCGACGCCCTGCGGGGCCTCACCCTCGGCGTACGGCCGGGCGAAGTGCTCGGGCTCGTGGGGGACAACGCGGCAGGCAAGTCCACGGCGATGAAGATCCTCGCCGGAGCCGTCCTCCCCGATTCCGGCACGACCCTGGTCGATGGCCGGCCTCGGTCCTTCACCAGCCCCCGGGCGGCCAAACAGGCCGGCATCGCGATGGTCTACCAGGATCTCGCGTTGTGCGACGACCTCGACGTCGCGGGCAATCTGTTCCTCGGCGCGGAGCCCCGCAGAGGCGGTCTATTCCTGCACAAGCGGCTGATGCACCAGCAGGCCAGGCACTGGCTCGACATGCTGCGCATCCGCATCCCCCGGACCACGGCACTTGCGCGCGGCCTGTCGGGGGGACAGAGGCAGGCGGTGGCCATAGCAAGGGCCCTGATCGTGGACCCCAAGGTGCTGATCCTCGACGAGCCGACGGCCGCCCTCGCGATCACCGAGGTCAACACCGTTCTGGAACTGATCCGCACGGTGTCCGCCCGCGGCGTGAGCGTCATCCTCATCACCCACCGCCTGCAGGACCTGTTCGTCGTCTGTGACCGGCTGGCGGTGATGGCCGAGGGCGTGGTCCGCGCGGAACTGGAGACCGCGAGCACCAGCGTCGAGGAACTGGTCTCCGAGATCGTCGGGGAGAGGGCGCGGCATGGCTGA
- a CDS encoding ABC transporter permease — MADVLDRPVAAPVTRLHAFLNAHLPTVSIAVVLLAVVTLFSFTAETFLSWDNALNVLRQTSPALIVAVAMTFVVATAGIDLSVGSVMALSGVLLAVLVSHGVEPGLALVTVVAAGAAIGIVNGWCSCYQRIPSFIVTLATLGIIRGIALRATNGYSIALSDDGWVGFLGHGRVAGIPVQALIAGVVTVAGWVAFHMTPFGRYVVALGSQRESLRRAGVNVRLVGALVFVLAGSAAALAGTLVALRLDSGSANQGVGFELTVITAVVLGGTSLFGGRGSVTGTVLAVLTLGLIENGLSLAHVNPFYVQIVQGAILLGAVVINAKLFGQIFLQRS; from the coding sequence ATGGCTGACGTCCTCGACCGGCCGGTGGCCGCTCCGGTCACCCGGCTGCACGCCTTCCTGAACGCTCACCTGCCCACCGTCTCGATCGCCGTCGTGCTCCTGGCCGTGGTCACGTTGTTCTCCTTCACCGCCGAGACCTTTCTGAGCTGGGACAACGCGCTGAATGTGCTGAGGCAGACCAGCCCGGCGCTCATCGTGGCGGTGGCCATGACGTTCGTCGTCGCCACAGCGGGGATCGACCTGTCCGTCGGCTCCGTCATGGCGTTGTCCGGGGTTCTGCTGGCCGTGCTGGTCTCTCATGGGGTCGAGCCCGGTCTCGCCCTGGTGACCGTCGTGGCGGCCGGCGCCGCCATCGGGATCGTCAACGGCTGGTGCTCCTGCTACCAGCGGATTCCCTCCTTCATCGTCACGCTGGCCACTCTGGGGATCATCCGCGGCATCGCACTGCGGGCCACGAACGGTTACTCGATCGCGCTCTCCGACGACGGATGGGTGGGATTCCTCGGCCACGGGCGCGTCGCGGGAATCCCCGTCCAGGCGCTCATCGCCGGGGTCGTCACGGTCGCAGGCTGGGTCGCCTTCCACATGACGCCCTTCGGCCGGTACGTGGTCGCCCTGGGCAGCCAGCGGGAATCCCTGCGCCGGGCCGGGGTGAACGTCCGCCTGGTCGGCGCTCTGGTCTTCGTCCTGGCGGGGTCCGCCGCCGCGCTCGCGGGCACGCTCGTGGCGCTGCGGCTGGACAGCGGGTCCGCCAACCAGGGAGTGGGATTCGAGCTCACCGTCATCACTGCCGTGGTCCTCGGCGGGACAAGTCTGTTCGGCGGGCGCGGCAGCGTCACTGGCACCGTTCTCGCCGTTCTCACGCTCGGGCTCATCGAGAACGGCCTCAGCCTGGCTCACGTCAACCCGTTCTACGTGCAGATCGTGCAAGGAGCGATACTTCTGGGAGCCGTCGTGATCAATGCCAAACTGTTCGGCCAGATCTTCCTTCAGCGGTCATGA